From Streptomyces sp. NBC_01460, a single genomic window includes:
- a CDS encoding alkaline phosphatase PhoX, with protein MSSAPRRLATRRQVLAGSAATAASVAFTGAFTELFAGTAEARGHSGYGPLLPDPDGLLDLPKGFRYRVLSREGDPLRSGEGRVPSNHDGMAAFAGRHGRVHLVRNHENRVTGKFGVPTVEGLTYDPMGKGGCTSLELDGRGDVRGERVAIAGTAVNCAGGRTPWNTWLTCEETEDKAGTNGYTKDHGFIFEVDGADPRRTGAVPLTAMGRFQHEAVAVDPGNGIVYETEDAFERPFGLFYRFLPEKPLGGTGSLRAGGALEAMRVPGVPDLSAVQETGAAFDRIEWVPVPDPQAAAEPIRLQDFGPKGITHAQKLEGCYWGGSSVYFVSSFAHSAEGSAADHFGQVWRYEPKRRRLTLVVVFGPDTDIQLPGESPDNICLATGGGLMVCEDGGGAQHVLGVTRRGEVYAMARGRQNIGTAEEPEWGEFAGVTFSPDGGTMYVNCYTPGTTFAVTGPWR; from the coding sequence ATGTCATCCGCACCTCGACGACTCGCAACACGACGACAGGTCCTGGCCGGCAGCGCCGCGACCGCCGCCTCGGTCGCCTTCACCGGGGCCTTCACCGAACTCTTCGCCGGCACCGCCGAGGCCCGGGGCCACAGCGGCTACGGCCCCCTCCTGCCGGACCCGGACGGCCTGCTCGACCTGCCGAAAGGTTTCCGCTACCGGGTGCTCTCCCGGGAGGGCGACCCGCTCCGCTCCGGTGAGGGCCGGGTGCCCAGCAACCACGACGGCATGGCCGCCTTCGCCGGCCGCCACGGCCGGGTCCATCTCGTACGCAACCACGAGAACCGCGTCACCGGAAAGTTCGGTGTGCCCACGGTCGAGGGACTCACCTACGACCCCATGGGCAAGGGCGGCTGCACGTCCCTCGAGCTCGACGGGCGCGGTGACGTACGCGGCGAGCGCGTCGCCATCGCGGGTACGGCCGTCAACTGCGCAGGGGGCCGGACCCCTTGGAACACCTGGCTGACCTGCGAGGAGACCGAGGACAAGGCCGGCACCAACGGCTACACGAAGGACCACGGCTTCATCTTCGAGGTGGACGGCGCCGATCCGCGCCGCACCGGCGCGGTCCCGCTGACCGCGATGGGACGCTTCCAGCACGAGGCCGTCGCCGTCGATCCGGGGAACGGGATCGTCTACGAGACGGAGGACGCGTTCGAGAGGCCGTTCGGGCTCTTCTACCGCTTCCTCCCCGAGAAGCCGCTCGGCGGGACGGGTTCGCTGCGGGCCGGCGGGGCGCTCGAGGCCATGCGGGTGCCCGGCGTTCCCGACCTCTCGGCCGTCCAGGAGACCGGCGCGGCCTTCGACCGGATCGAGTGGGTCCCCGTACCGGATCCGCAGGCCGCCGCGGAGCCGATCAGGCTGCAGGACTTCGGGCCGAAGGGCATCACGCACGCCCAGAAGCTGGAGGGATGTTACTGGGGCGGGTCGTCGGTGTACTTCGTCTCCAGCTTCGCGCACAGCGCGGAGGGGTCGGCCGCCGACCACTTCGGCCAGGTGTGGCGGTACGAGCCGAAGCGGCGCCGGCTCACGCTGGTGGTCGTCTTCGGCCCGGACACCGACATCCAGCTGCCGGGCGAGTCGCCGGACAACATCTGTCTCGCCACCGGGGGCGGGCTGATGGTCTGTGAGGACGGGGGCGGCGCGCAGCACGTCCTCGGGGTGACGCGGCGCGGCGAGGTCTACGCGATGGCGCGGGGGCGGCAGAACATCGGGACCGCCGAGGAGCCGGAGTGGGGCGAGTTCGCGGGCGTCACGTTCTCACCGGACGGCGGCACGATGTACGTGAACTGCTACACGCCGGGGACGACCTTCGCGGTGACGGGCCCCTGGCGCTGA
- the murC gene encoding UDP-N-acetylmuramate--L-alanine ligase, translating into MAPGIPAALERPHFIGIGGAGMSGIAKILAQRGAKVAGSDAKESATADALRGLGATVHIGHAAGHLADDATSVVVSSAIRADNPELVRAAELGIPVVHRSDALASLMEGLRAIAVAGTHGKTTTTSMLAVALSELALDPSYAIGGDLEGPGTNATHGGGDIFVAEADESDRSFQKYVPEVAIVLNVELDHHANYASMDEIYESFETFVGKVVPGGTLVVAADQPGAVELTRRVRGLPSLNVVTYGESEGADVRVHKVTPRGLTSEVTVVLNGKYLTFTVSVPGRHYAHNAVAALAAGVALGIPAHNLASALGKYTGVKRRLQLKGEAAGVQVIDSYAHHPTEMTADLEAMRGAATGSRLLVVFQPHLFSRTQELGTEMGQALALADASLVLDIYPAREDPVPGVTSELIIDAAKAAGAEVTAVHDKAAVPAAVAGMAKPGDLVLTMGAGDVTDLGPQILDHLSS; encoded by the coding sequence ATGGCACCCGGTATTCCTGCCGCCCTGGAACGGCCGCACTTCATCGGCATCGGCGGCGCCGGAATGTCGGGCATCGCGAAGATCCTCGCCCAGCGCGGCGCGAAGGTGGCGGGCAGCGACGCCAAGGAGTCCGCCACCGCCGACGCCCTGCGCGGGCTGGGAGCGACCGTCCACATCGGGCACGCCGCCGGCCACCTGGCCGACGACGCGACCTCGGTGGTCGTCTCCAGCGCCATCCGCGCCGACAACCCCGAGCTGGTCCGCGCCGCCGAGCTCGGCATCCCGGTCGTGCACCGCTCCGACGCCCTGGCCTCCCTGATGGAGGGCCTCCGCGCCATCGCCGTCGCGGGCACGCACGGCAAGACCACCACCACGTCGATGCTCGCCGTCGCCCTGTCCGAGCTGGCCCTCGACCCCTCGTACGCCATCGGCGGCGACCTGGAGGGCCCCGGCACCAACGCCACGCACGGCGGTGGCGACATCTTCGTCGCCGAGGCGGACGAGAGCGACCGGAGCTTCCAGAAGTACGTCCCCGAGGTCGCGATCGTCCTCAACGTGGAGCTCGACCACCACGCGAACTACGCGTCGATGGACGAGATCTACGAGTCCTTCGAGACCTTCGTCGGCAAGGTCGTCCCCGGCGGCACCCTGGTCGTCGCCGCCGACCAGCCCGGCGCGGTCGAGCTGACCCGCCGGGTCCGCGGCCTCCCCTCCCTCAACGTCGTCACGTACGGCGAGTCCGAGGGCGCGGACGTCCGGGTCCACAAGGTCACTCCGCGCGGCCTGACCAGCGAGGTCACGGTCGTGCTGAACGGCAAGTACCTCACCTTCACGGTCTCCGTGCCCGGCCGCCACTACGCGCACAACGCGGTGGCCGCCCTGGCCGCCGGTGTCGCCCTCGGCATCCCCGCGCACAACCTGGCCTCCGCCCTCGGGAAGTACACCGGGGTCAAGCGCCGCCTCCAGCTCAAGGGCGAGGCGGCCGGCGTCCAGGTCATCGACTCCTACGCGCACCACCCCACGGAGATGACCGCCGACCTGGAGGCCATGCGCGGCGCGGCGACCGGCTCCCGCCTCCTGGTGGTCTTCCAGCCCCACCTCTTCTCCCGCACCCAGGAGCTCGGCACGGAGATGGGCCAGGCCCTCGCCCTCGCCGACGCCTCCCTGGTCCTGGACATCTACCCGGCCCGCGAGGACCCGGTCCCCGGCGTCACCAGCGAGCTGATCATCGACGCCGCGAAGGCCGCGGGCGCCGAGGTCACGGCCGTCCACGACAAGGCCGCGGTCCCCGCCGCCGTCGCGGGAATGGCGAAGCCGGGCGATCTGGTTCTCACCATGGGAGCGGGCGATGTCACCGACCTCGGCCCGCAGATCCTGGACCACCTGTCGAGCTGA
- a CDS encoding polysaccharide deacetylase family protein: MIVLTVLSGVLAGCGGSEDTRARTAALPTASREPVQGGASSSPVPESEPPVPARGPGGLTPVFARRAHGSAAGGADKVVALTFDADMTADQGPRAAAGEHFDNPALITSLRRLKVPSTVFMTGRWAQEYPVQARAIGNDPLFEIANHSFSHYAFSSPCYGLPTVAAAEMRGDVERAFTAIRGTGARHVVPYFRFPGGCYDDAALKALAPAGVTAVQWDVVSGDAFATDADAVAEQVLDGVKPGSLVVMHCTRSAAPVTDDAVRRIVPELRERGYRFVKVSELMHG, translated from the coding sequence ATGATCGTGCTGACTGTTTTGAGTGGGGTGCTCGCCGGCTGCGGTGGCTCCGAGGACACCCGCGCCAGGACCGCCGCGCTTCCGACGGCCTCCAGGGAACCGGTGCAGGGCGGTGCTTCCTCCTCACCGGTCCCGGAGAGCGAGCCGCCCGTGCCCGCCCGGGGACCCGGCGGTCTCACACCGGTCTTCGCACGACGGGCGCACGGCTCCGCGGCAGGCGGCGCCGACAAGGTCGTGGCCCTCACCTTCGACGCGGACATGACGGCGGATCAGGGGCCGCGCGCCGCCGCCGGCGAGCACTTCGACAACCCCGCCCTGATCACGTCGCTCCGCCGGCTGAAGGTCCCGTCGACGGTCTTCATGACCGGCAGGTGGGCGCAGGAGTACCCGGTCCAGGCCCGCGCGATCGGAAACGACCCGCTGTTCGAGATCGCCAACCACTCGTTCAGCCACTACGCGTTCTCCTCCCCCTGCTACGGGCTGCCGACCGTCGCGGCGGCGGAGATGCGGGGCGATGTGGAGCGGGCCTTCACCGCGATCCGGGGGACGGGGGCGCGCCATGTCGTGCCGTACTTCCGCTTCCCCGGGGGCTGCTACGACGACGCGGCGCTGAAGGCGCTGGCCCCGGCCGGGGTGACCGCGGTCCAGTGGGACGTGGTCAGCGGCGACGCCTTCGCCACGGACGCGGACGCGGTGGCCGAGCAGGTGCTGGACGGGGTGAAGCCGGGTTCCCTGGTGGTCATGCACTGCACCCGCAGCGCGGCGCCCGTCACCGACGACGCCGTTCGCCGGATCGTCCCGGAGCTGCGCGAGCGCGGCTACCGCTTCGTCAAGGTCTCGGAGCTGATGCACGGCTGA
- a CDS encoding indole-3-glycerol phosphate synthase, which yields MIEKPLTPEDVEFVTTLHGEEQISFVVLMQPRSDQADVLLRAIDDVAIGELREAVREGDRPEGKEAREPAEMALEYSLRELREAGAEAVGQVVEDHPLDKLKTVVEDSGADEVIVLTAPHYVEEFFHRDWASRARHKVGVPVLKLFAHSE from the coding sequence ATGATCGAGAAGCCCCTTACTCCCGAGGACGTGGAATTCGTCACCACCCTCCACGGCGAGGAGCAGATCTCGTTCGTCGTACTGATGCAGCCCCGCAGCGACCAGGCCGACGTCCTGCTGCGCGCGATCGACGACGTGGCGATCGGCGAGCTCAGAGAGGCCGTCCGTGAAGGTGACCGGCCCGAGGGCAAGGAGGCCAGGGAGCCCGCCGAGATGGCCCTGGAGTACTCGCTCAGGGAGCTGCGCGAGGCGGGTGCGGAGGCCGTCGGGCAGGTGGTCGAGGACCATCCCCTGGACAAGCTGAAGACCGTGGTCGAGGACTCCGGGGCCGACGAGGTCATCGTGCTGACGGCGCCGCACTACGTCGAGGAGTTCTTCCACCGCGACTGGGCCTCCCGGGCCCGTCACAAGGTCGGCGTACCGGTGCTCAAGCTCTTCGCGCACAGCGAATAG
- the msrB gene encoding peptide-methionine (R)-S-oxide reductase MsrB — translation MSYDVEKPDEQWRAELSPAEYAVLRKAGTEPAFVGEYTDTKTAGLYSCRACGAELFRSDTKFESHCGWPSFYDPKDTDAVELIQDNSMGMTRTEVRCARCGSHLGHVFEGEGYQTPTDQRYCINSISLTLAPDES, via the coding sequence GTGTCCTACGACGTCGAGAAGCCGGACGAGCAGTGGCGGGCGGAGCTGTCCCCCGCCGAGTACGCGGTGCTGCGCAAGGCCGGCACCGAGCCCGCATTCGTGGGCGAATACACCGATACCAAGACCGCGGGCCTCTACTCCTGCCGTGCCTGTGGGGCGGAGCTGTTCCGCTCCGACACCAAATTCGAGTCGCACTGCGGCTGGCCGTCCTTCTACGACCCGAAGGACACCGACGCGGTCGAGCTGATCCAGGACAACAGCATGGGCATGACCCGCACCGAGGTGCGCTGCGCCCGCTGCGGTTCGCACCTGGGCCACGTCTTCGAGGGCGAGGGCTATCAGACGCCCACGGACCAGCGGTACTGCATCAACTCGATCTCGCTGACCCTGGCGCCGGACGAGAGCTGA
- a CDS encoding ATP-binding cassette domain-containing protein, with product MILRGVGRRYGLRGPWVLRGLDLDLPTHTLVRIEGANGVGKSTLLRMLAGIDAPTEGHVTGRPRTAYVPERFPVALPFTAVGYLVHMGRVHGLPAAEAADRAQEWLARFGAAGYARTPLAELSKGTSQKVAVAQALLAEPGLLVLDEAWTGLDTAARDALDRAVAERVADGATVVFVDHDPRRLAGSPSRTHRLEGRTLHAVAPAADHGPRVRIEATGPASAALPPGLPGTPTVERNTPDPAAVRLTTTAAHSDALLHALVTARPPWHVTGLSQLPAPVPVPCSRHDGTAVGVEPRPTPTTGPAEAATPEATPGADPEAAVVAPRPARPSGPQPRATAALTRYRTALLARSQRWLAPLLLYAAVLGVGVRAGQPLLDSLGYAAAAVVPLAAWLVRLCVTQEPPAARNVVAAAVGPSSGHRASLLAGLGCALALGGAGTGIVLLISEPVSTDRTAAVPLLPAALAGLLATLCCALTGAAAGALCARPVLHRHGWSLAATVAGALLVLVTDGSPAKAAVTDLVSGSLTGRVRIPLLPLAGAAVVAVAVGVLTSRLAALRE from the coding sequence TTGATCCTCCGAGGAGTCGGCCGACGGTACGGCCTGCGCGGTCCCTGGGTGCTGCGCGGGCTCGACCTCGACCTGCCCACGCACACCCTGGTCAGGATCGAGGGCGCCAACGGCGTGGGCAAGTCGACCCTGCTGCGGATGCTCGCCGGCATCGACGCGCCGACCGAGGGGCACGTCACGGGGCGCCCGCGCACGGCGTACGTCCCCGAGCGCTTCCCCGTGGCGCTGCCGTTCACCGCCGTCGGCTACCTCGTGCACATGGGCCGGGTCCACGGACTTCCGGCCGCCGAGGCCGCGGACCGGGCCCAGGAATGGCTGGCGCGGTTCGGGGCCGCCGGGTACGCCCGTACGCCCCTCGCGGAGCTCTCCAAGGGAACCAGCCAGAAGGTCGCCGTCGCCCAGGCGCTCCTCGCCGAGCCCGGCCTCCTCGTCCTGGACGAGGCGTGGACCGGACTGGACACCGCCGCCCGCGACGCACTGGACCGGGCCGTCGCCGAGCGGGTGGCGGACGGTGCCACGGTGGTGTTCGTCGACCACGACCCGCGCCGGCTCGCCGGGTCACCCTCCCGCACCCACCGTCTGGAGGGTCGCACCCTGCACGCCGTGGCCCCCGCCGCCGATCACGGCCCCCGCGTCCGGATCGAGGCCACGGGCCCGGCGTCCGCCGCCCTCCCGCCAGGACTGCCGGGCACGCCCACGGTGGAGAGGAACACGCCGGACCCGGCCGCCGTCCGCCTCACGACCACCGCGGCGCACTCGGACGCGCTGCTCCACGCGCTCGTCACCGCCCGGCCGCCGTGGCACGTCACCGGCCTCTCGCAGCTCCCGGCGCCGGTCCCCGTGCCGTGCTCCCGGCACGACGGTACGGCCGTCGGCGTGGAGCCCCGCCCGACCCCCACGACCGGGCCGGCGGAAGCCGCCACCCCCGAGGCCACTCCGGGGGCCGACCCCGAGGCCGCCGTCGTCGCCCCACGCCCGGCGCGACCGTCCGGCCCGCAGCCGCGCGCGACGGCCGCCCTGACGCGCTACCGGACCGCACTGCTGGCACGCTCCCAGCGCTGGCTCGCGCCCCTCCTGCTGTACGCGGCCGTCCTCGGCGTCGGTGTCCGGGCCGGCCAGCCCCTGCTCGACTCGCTCGGTTACGCCGCCGCGGCGGTGGTCCCCCTGGCCGCCTGGCTCGTGCGGCTCTGCGTCACCCAGGAACCGCCCGCCGCCCGGAACGTCGTCGCCGCCGCCGTCGGGCCGTCGAGCGGCCACCGCGCCTCCCTGCTCGCCGGCCTGGGGTGCGCACTCGCCCTGGGAGGCGCGGGGACCGGGATCGTCCTGCTGATCAGTGAACCGGTCAGCACCGACCGCACCGCCGCCGTACCTCTCCTGCCCGCCGCCCTCGCCGGCCTGCTCGCCACTCTGTGCTGCGCCCTGACGGGAGCGGCGGCCGGGGCGCTCTGCGCGCGGCCGGTCCTGCACCGCCACGGCTGGTCGCTCGCCGCGACCGTGGCCGGCGCGCTGCTCGTCCTCGTGACCGACGGCTCACCCGCGAAGGCCGCGGTGACGGACCTGGTGTCCGGATCGCTGACCGGCAGGGTGAGGATCCCGCTCCTGCCCCTGGCCGGAGCGGCCGTCGTCGCCGTCGCGGTGGGTGTCCTCACGTCCCGGCTCGCCGCCCTTCGGGAGTGA
- a CDS encoding MMPL family transporter → MAILLYRLGRLSFRRRGRVVALWLLLLALLGGGAAAFSGPTTSKFSIPGTESQKALDSLSREFPQAGGATGTIVVAAPEGGKLTPVAVAPVTQEAAKVPGVLAAVDPFASKAVSPDGRYALVQVQFTSGVDGITDAQREAFSEAGASVPDLRVEHGGEIMRGVPEIGSTEVIGVAVAALVLVLTFGSLVAAGMTLLNALVGVAAGMAGLFALSSVVELTSTAPILALMLGLAVGIDYSLFITSRYRHYLTDGMDGEEAAGRAVGTAGSAVVFAGATVVIALAGLAVAGVPFLTVMGLAAAATVALAVLVSLTLLPAVLGFAGARVLPRKQRTREPAAASAPVEAESGFGFRWGRIVARLRVPVLLLGVVGLGALALPVQDMRLALPDASTEAVGSPNREAYDLTTEGFGEGFNGRLVAVVSAGTPQATGAAVKETAALITKTPGVLAVAPPQTNEKGTTALLAVIPETGPTDAATEDTVNGIRDRVESVTGASVSLTGATAVGIDVSEKLAGALPVYLLLVVGLSVLLLMLVFRSVLVPLKAALGFLLTIGATFGITVAIFQEGHLAGLVGLDTPGPLVSFLPILLIGILFGLAMDYEVFLVSRMREDFVHGADARESVVSGVGHNGRVVTAAAVIMTAVFGGFVFMPDPIIKSIGFALAVGVLVDAFVVRMALVPAVMHLLGRAAWWLPGPVDRVLPDLDIEGERLNREIPVQRQPEELVKA, encoded by the coding sequence ATGGCAATCCTGCTCTACCGGCTCGGCCGGTTGTCCTTCCGCCGCCGAGGGCGAGTCGTCGCCCTCTGGCTCCTGCTGCTCGCACTGCTCGGAGGGGGTGCGGCGGCCTTCAGCGGTCCCACCACAAGCAAGTTCTCCATCCCCGGCACCGAGTCCCAGAAGGCCCTGGACTCGCTCTCCCGGGAGTTCCCGCAGGCGGGCGGTGCGACCGGGACCATCGTCGTGGCCGCGCCCGAGGGCGGGAAACTCACCCCAGTTGCCGTGGCTCCCGTGACCCAGGAGGCCGCGAAGGTCCCCGGCGTACTCGCAGCGGTCGACCCGTTCGCGTCGAAGGCCGTCTCGCCGGACGGCCGCTACGCCCTGGTCCAGGTGCAGTTCACGTCGGGCGTCGACGGCATCACCGACGCACAGCGTGAGGCGTTCTCGGAGGCCGGCGCGTCCGTCCCGGATCTGCGCGTCGAACACGGCGGCGAGATCATGCGGGGCGTCCCGGAGATCGGTTCGACCGAGGTCATCGGTGTGGCGGTCGCCGCCCTCGTCCTGGTCCTCACCTTCGGCTCGCTGGTCGCGGCGGGCATGACCCTGCTGAACGCGCTGGTCGGCGTCGCGGCGGGCATGGCCGGGCTGTTCGCCCTCAGCAGCGTCGTGGAGCTGACCAGCACCGCGCCCATCCTGGCGCTCATGCTGGGCCTGGCCGTCGGCATCGACTACTCCCTGTTCATCACCTCCCGCTACCGTCACTACCTGACGGACGGCATGGACGGTGAGGAAGCGGCCGGCCGCGCGGTCGGGACCGCCGGTTCGGCCGTCGTCTTCGCGGGCGCCACCGTCGTCATCGCGCTGGCGGGGCTCGCCGTCGCCGGGGTGCCCTTCCTGACGGTCATGGGTCTGGCGGCTGCCGCCACGGTCGCCCTCGCGGTCCTCGTGTCCCTCACCCTGCTGCCCGCCGTCCTCGGCTTCGCGGGCGCCCGCGTCCTGCCCCGGAAGCAGCGGACACGGGAACCGGCTGCCGCCTCCGCCCCCGTCGAGGCCGAGTCCGGCTTCGGCTTCCGCTGGGGCCGGATCGTGGCGCGGCTGCGCGTCCCCGTCCTCCTCCTCGGAGTGGTCGGCCTCGGCGCCCTCGCCCTGCCGGTGCAGGACATGCGTCTGGCCCTGCCCGACGCGAGCACCGAAGCGGTCGGATCACCCAACCGCGAGGCCTACGACCTCACCACCGAAGGCTTCGGCGAGGGCTTCAACGGCCGGCTCGTCGCCGTCGTGTCCGCCGGCACCCCGCAGGCGACCGGCGCGGCGGTCAAGGAGACGGCCGCCCTGATCACGAAGACCCCCGGGGTACTGGCCGTCGCCCCGCCGCAGACGAACGAGAAGGGCACCACGGCCCTGCTGGCCGTGATCCCCGAGACCGGCCCCACGGACGCCGCGACCGAGGACACCGTCAACGGGATCCGTGACCGCGTGGAGAGCGTCACGGGCGCCTCCGTCTCGCTGACGGGTGCCACCGCGGTGGGCATCGACGTGTCCGAGAAGCTCGCCGGCGCGCTGCCGGTCTACCTCCTGCTGGTGGTCGGGCTGTCCGTCCTGCTGCTGATGCTCGTCTTCCGGTCGGTCCTGGTGCCCCTCAAGGCCGCGCTGGGCTTCCTGCTGACGATCGGCGCCACGTTCGGCATCACCGTCGCCATCTTCCAGGAGGGCCACCTGGCCGGCCTGGTCGGCCTCGACACACCCGGACCGCTGGTCAGCTTCCTGCCCATCCTGCTGATCGGGATCCTCTTCGGGCTGGCCATGGACTACGAGGTCTTCCTCGTCTCGCGGATGCGGGAGGACTTCGTGCACGGCGCCGACGCCCGCGAGTCCGTCGTCAGCGGGGTCGGCCACAACGGACGCGTGGTGACGGCCGCGGCGGTGATCATGACTGCCGTCTTCGGCGGATTCGTCTTCATGCCCGATCCCATCATCAAGTCCATCGGGTTCGCCCTGGCGGTCGGCGTGCTCGTCGACGCCTTCGTCGTCCGCATGGCCCTCGTGCCCGCGGTCATGCACCTGCTGGGACGTGCCGCCTGGTGGCTGCCCGGCCCGGTCGACCGGGTCCTGCCCGACCTCGACATCGAGGGCGAGCGGCTGAACCGGGAGATCCCCGTGCAGCGGCAGCCGGAGGAGCTCGTGAAGGCGTGA
- a CDS encoding OsmC family protein codes for MATTRQAHTVWEGNLLEGKGVVTFDSSGVGEFPVSWPSRAEKANGKTSPEELIAAAHSSCFSMALSNGLATAGTPPTQLNTQAEVTFQPGTGITGIHLTVEGVVPGLDEAGFVKAAEDAKANCPVSQALTGTTITLSASLA; via the coding sequence ATGGCTACCACGCGTCAGGCGCACACGGTCTGGGAAGGCAACCTGCTCGAGGGCAAGGGTGTCGTCACCTTCGACTCCTCCGGCGTCGGGGAGTTCCCGGTCTCCTGGCCGTCCCGCGCGGAGAAGGCGAACGGGAAGACCAGCCCGGAGGAGCTCATCGCGGCCGCGCACTCCAGCTGCTTCTCGATGGCGCTCTCCAACGGGCTGGCCACGGCGGGCACCCCGCCCACCCAGCTGAACACCCAGGCCGAGGTCACCTTCCAGCCCGGCACCGGCATCACCGGTATCCACCTCACGGTGGAGGGTGTCGTTCCGGGCCTGGACGAGGCGGGCTTCGTGAAGGCCGCCGAGGACGCCAAGGCGAACTGCCCGGTCAGCCAGGCGCTGACGGGCACCACCATCACGCTCAGCGCCTCGCTGGCCTGA
- a CDS encoding pyrimidine reductase family protein — translation MRRLLPVTDPTATTGSTDATGREWTLAELADAYAYPAGEERPLLRANMVSTLDGAAQHDGRSQGISCAADMRIFGTLRGLADVIVVGAETVRLEGYRPPRVREAFAGRRAAAGQGPAAAVAVVSASLDLDFSLPLFTSPPVPTVVVTGAAAPSDRVHAARDAGAEVLFAGDGAAVDPARAVETLGRQGFRRLLTEGGPRLLGQFVAAGVLDELCLTLSPLLVAGDAQRIAGGPGLTVPERFSLVSLLEEDGFLFSRYGKI, via the coding sequence ATGCGACGCCTGCTCCCTGTGACGGACCCGACAGCCACGACCGGGTCCACGGACGCCACCGGCCGCGAGTGGACGCTCGCCGAACTGGCCGACGCCTACGCCTACCCCGCGGGCGAGGAGCGCCCCCTGCTCCGCGCCAACATGGTCTCCACCCTGGACGGCGCGGCGCAGCACGACGGCCGCTCCCAGGGCATCTCGTGCGCCGCCGACATGCGGATCTTCGGCACCCTGCGCGGCCTGGCCGACGTGATCGTCGTCGGCGCCGAGACGGTGCGTCTGGAGGGCTACCGCCCCCCGCGGGTCCGCGAGGCCTTCGCCGGCCGACGCGCGGCGGCCGGGCAGGGCCCCGCAGCGGCCGTCGCGGTCGTCAGCGCGAGTCTGGATCTGGACTTCTCGCTCCCGCTCTTCACCTCGCCGCCGGTCCCGACCGTCGTGGTCACCGGAGCCGCGGCCCCCTCGGACCGGGTCCACGCGGCCCGGGACGCGGGGGCCGAGGTGCTGTTCGCCGGGGACGGTGCCGCGGTCGACCCGGCGCGCGCCGTGGAGACGCTGGGCCGGCAGGGCTTCCGCCGGCTCCTCACCGAGGGCGGGCCGCGTCTCCTCGGCCAGTTCGTCGCGGCCGGGGTGCTGGACGAGCTCTGCCTGACCCTGTCCCCGCTGCTCGTCGCCGGGGACGCCCAGCGCATCGCGGGCGGGCCGGGACTCACCGTGCCGGAACGATTCTCCCTCGTCTCGCTGCTGGAGGAGGACGGATTCCTCTTCAGCCGGTACGGGAAGATCTGA
- the zapE gene encoding cell division protein ZapE, translating into MSSSTAAPGQSPIAEPSPLSLCALEPRVPADRLVAEMVPPPRFDSVRFDTYVPDPDQPSQTEAVAVLSSFAEGLGGAHATGSGKRKWFGRKQPAAPAGPRGVYLDGGYGVGKTHLLASLWHATPADSSLKAFGTFVELTNLVGALGFQQTVQTLSGHRLLCIDEFELDDPGDTVLVSSLLSRLVEAGVALAATSNTLPGKLGEGRFAAADFLREIQGLSSHFRPLRIDGEDYRHRGLPEAPPPYSDDQVTKAAYATPGASLDDFPSLLDHLARVHPSRYGALTDGIAAVCLTDVRPVPDQSTALRLVVLADRLYDREVPVLASGLPFDRLFSEEMLNGGYRKKYFRAISRLTALARDAKGLVAQ; encoded by the coding sequence GTGTCGTCCTCCACAGCTGCGCCTGGGCAGAGCCCCATAGCCGAACCGTCCCCGCTGTCCCTGTGCGCCCTAGAGCCGCGCGTTCCCGCCGACCGGCTGGTCGCGGAGATGGTGCCGCCGCCGCGCTTCGACTCGGTGCGCTTCGATACGTACGTACCCGATCCGGACCAGCCGAGCCAGACCGAGGCGGTCGCGGTCCTCAGCTCGTTCGCCGAGGGGCTCGGCGGGGCGCACGCGACGGGATCCGGCAAGCGCAAGTGGTTCGGGAGGAAGCAGCCGGCCGCGCCCGCCGGCCCGCGCGGTGTCTATCTCGACGGCGGGTACGGCGTCGGCAAGACCCACCTCCTGGCCTCCCTCTGGCACGCCACCCCGGCCGACAGCTCGCTCAAGGCCTTCGGCACCTTCGTCGAACTGACGAACCTGGTCGGCGCCCTGGGCTTCCAGCAGACCGTGCAGACCCTGAGCGGGCACCGGCTGCTCTGCATCGACGAGTTCGAACTGGACGACCCGGGCGACACCGTCCTGGTGTCGTCGCTGCTCAGCCGGCTCGTCGAGGCGGGCGTCGCGCTGGCCGCCACGTCGAACACGCTGCCCGGCAAGCTCGGGGAGGGCCGGTTCGCCGCGGCCGACTTCCTCCGTGAGATCCAGGGGCTGTCCTCGCACTTCCGGCCGCTGCGGATCGACGGCGAGGACTACCGCCACCGGGGACTGCCCGAGGCGCCCCCGCCGTACTCCGACGACCAGGTGACCAAGGCCGCGTACGCGACCCCGGGTGCCTCCCTCGACGACTTCCCGTCCCTGCTCGACCATCTCGCCCGGGTCCACCCGAGCCGGTACGGCGCGCTGACGGACGGGATCGCGGCAGTCTGCCTCACCGACGTGCGGCCGGTGCCCGACCAGTCGACCGCGCTGCGCCTGGTGGTGCTCGCGGACCGGCTCTACGACCGTGAGGTGCCGGTGCTCGCCTCCGGCCTCCCCTTCGACCGGCTGTTCAGCGAAGAGATGCTGAACGGCGGGTACCGGAAGAAGTACTTCCGGGCCATCTCTCGGCTGACGGCGCTGGCGCGTGACGCAAAGGGACTGGTGGCGCAGTAG